CAAGTAATGTTACTATATCTTTAAATATATTAATTAAAGGTATATTGAAACCTGGAGATCATGTAATAACTTCTTCAATGGAACATAATTCTGTCATTAGACCACTTTTTTCATGTAAAGAACAACTTCAAATTAAATTAGATATATTAAAAGCAAATCCCTTTGGATTTGTTAATATAAATGATTTGAAAAGTAAAATTAATTGTAAAACAAAATTAGTTATAATAACTCAGGCATCAAACGTTACAGGTTCAATTCAAGACATACAAGGTATAGGAAAAATGTGTAATGATAATAATATATTTTTCATTGTTGATTCTTCTCAAGGTGCAGGCGTCTTAGATCTTAATATGAAAGATGTAAAAGCTAATGCAATAGCTTTTACAGGTCATAAAAGCTTATTAGGACCACAGGGCATTGGAGGTTTTATATTAGATTCTAAATTCAATTCATGTTGCTCTAGTCTGCTACAAGGTGGCACTGGAAGCCTTTCTTCCTCTCTGAAGCAGCCTGATTTCTTGCCAGATAAATTTGAATGTGGAACTCATAATCTTCCAGGTATAGTTGGATTAGCTGAGGGAATTAAATACATAAATTCTATTGGCCTAAATACTATATATGAACATAATAATTATTTAATAAAGTATTTATTAAACGGCTTATTAAGCATTGATGGAATAACTGTTTATGGAGACTTATCTGGAGAGATGTTAACTACATGTATATCTATAAATATCGACTCTTTAGATTCTTCAGAAGTTGGATACAATCTTGAATGCAATGGTATTAAAACTAGATGTGGTTTGCATTGTGCTCCTTTAGCACATAGAACTATAGGTTCTTATCCCAATGGTACTGTAAGATTAAGCATAAGTTATTTTACATCTAAAGAGGAAATTGACTATACACTCCTGATTTTAAATAAAATTGCCAATCATAAAAAAATTCAATTAAGATAACTTCATAATTAAATTTTCATATTTAATCATGAATAAAACCTCCTTTATTGGAAATAAATCTAATAAAGGAGGTTTATTTATGTGTGAAGGCTTTTCTATAGATGCATTATCAATTAATTCATCTATTAAAATTAAAAATTATCTATTAAAAGAATTAAATCCAATAATAGCTCAAAATAGACCAATTATATTTGTTTGCATCGGAACTGACAGGTCTACTGGTGATTCCCTTGGGCCCTTGGTTGGATACAGATTAAAATACTTATCTAAAAATAATATTCATATTTATGGAACATTAGAGCATCCAATCCACGCAAATAATATTGTGGAATCATTAGATGAAATTAGATTTAATTTTGTTAATCCATATATAGTTGCAATTGATTCATGTTTAGGTTGCTTAAATAATATTGGTAAAGTATTTATACAAAAGAAGGCTCTTTTGCCTGGTTTGGCAATGAATAAATCACTCCCTTCGGTTGGGGAAATGAGCATAACTGGTATTGTTAATATATCAGGAACCTTTGAATTTTTAGTCTTACAAAACACTAGATTATATACTGTAATGACTTTAGCTGATGCAATTTCTAAAGGAATATCCTATTTTATTATGAAAAGTTTAGATACCCCTCATTCAACTGCTAAAAATTTATTAATGTGAAATACTAAGATTTTATTCCATAGTTATAATTTCTATATTTCCTTTCAAGATTTATTTATCAGAGATGGCATAAAATTGTTTCACGTGAAACAATTTTACATTAGGTTATTTGAATGTTTACTATTGATTAAAAAATAATAGAGTGCCCAAAAATGGCACTCTATATAAAATGAAAATTTTATTTATTATCTTTATTTGACGCTTCATTTAAAACGTATAATTCTTCTTCTGAAAGGTCGTATCTTGATATTCCTTTATCAATTGGTTTAGCATAAGTTGTGCTCTCTTGCCTACCATATATACCAGTTAAAATTACTCCATCATTTTTATCATCTAGCATTGCTATAGAAAAACTCAAATCACTTCCAACGTTCTCAAACGCTTTATATCTCATAATAGCTACTTTTTGAATGCAATCTTTTATTTTTATCTCTAATCTTTCACATTCTTTTAGTGCTTTTTCAGAATTTTGCTTCGCATCTTCAATACTATTTAACCTATCTAGTAGCATTTCTTCTAAATTACTATTACTAGTTCCCCTCATTAACTTTTTATATCTATTTTCGACTCTACCTACTGCTTTAAACAAAACTATTACCATTATAAATAATAATATGATTATGATGACCATTCCAACTATCAAATATGGTATTAGCTCATTGATTGTATTAATTAGTATATTCAATCCCTTGTCATTCCTTTCACAATTGTTTCACGTGAAACATTACATATTAATAATATCTAATATTCTTTGTAAATCTTCTTCTGAATAATATTCAATTTCTATTTTTCCTTTATTCTTCTTAGCTGAAACATTTACTTTAGTTCCGAAATAATTTTGAAGTTGATTTTTTATTTCCTTATAATACGGATTTAATTCATTAATATTATCATTAATATTATCTTCTTCTTGTTCATTAACTTTCTTTATCAGTCTCTCCAATTCCCTAACTGATAACTTTTCATCAATTACCTGTTGTGCTAATTCATACTGCTTTTGTTTATCACTGATAGCAAGGAGCACTCTTCCATGACCTTCTGTAAGAATACTCTCAATTATGTATTGTTGAACTCTTTCATCTAAATTTATCAACCTCATTGTATTAGCAATTGCTACTCTTGATTTGCCAATTCTTTTACTTAATTCCTCTTGTGTTATCTTAAAATCATTTAGCAACTTCCTAAAAGCTAGCGCCTCTTCAATTGGGTTTAAATCTTGACGCTGAATATTTTCTATTAATGAAATCTCTAATATATCCCTATCACTTAGTTCCATTATGACTGCAGGTATTTCTTTTAATCCGACCATCTTAGCAGCTCTCCATCTTCTTTCTCCAGCTACTATAATATATTGATCCTCCATATACTTCCTTAAAATCAAGGGTTGAATTATACCATGAGTTTTTATAGATTCTGCTAATTCCGCTATTTTTTCTGAATCAAACAGTTTTCTTGGCTGTTCTTCATCACTTTTAATTTTATTTATTGAAATTAATATATTATCATTTTCTTCTCTAAACTCTTCAGTTTCTTCAGGTATTAGTGCACCTAATCCCTTTCCTAAAGTGAATTTTTTTGCCATCTTATCACCTACTGCCTTTTTAAAAATTCTTTAGTTAATTTTACGTAGGCTTCTGCACCTTTACATTTCTCATCATATAGCATGATTGGTAATCCAAAACTTGGTGCTTCAGCTAGTCTTATATTTCTTGAAATGGTTGTTTCATAAACTTTATCCTTGAAATATTTTTGAACTTCTTTTAAAACTTCATTGCTGAGATTTGTTCTATAATCAAACATAGTCATTAGAACACCTTCAATCTCTAACTTTTTATTAAGTGATTTTTTAACTAATTGTATAGTATTAACTAATTGACTAACACCTTCAAGTGCATAAAATTCACATTGAATTGGAATCAAAACAGAATCAGCACAAGTCAGTGCATTTATTGTTAATACTCCTAAAGATGGTGGACAGTCAATAAATACATAATCATATTCATCTTTAACTTCATTTAATTTATCTTTTATTATATTTTCCCTGTTGTTTTTATTAATAAGTTCAACTTCAGCTCCTGCAAGTTCCATAGTTGAAGGTGATATAAATAAGTTTTGAACTAGATCACTCCTTACTATTGAATCCTTAATGGGAGTTTCTGAAATTAAAACATCATAAATGGATAAATCCAAATTATTCTTATCTAATCCCAATCCACTTGTTGTATTTCCTTGAGGATCTATGTCTATAGTTAAAACCTTATAACCTTCCATTGCTAAATACGCGCATAAGTTTATATTAGTAGTTGTCTTTCCAACTC
The DNA window shown above is from Clostridium beijerinckii and carries:
- the yyaC gene encoding spore protease YyaC, whose translation is MCEGFSIDALSINSSIKIKNYLLKELNPIIAQNRPIIFVCIGTDRSTGDSLGPLVGYRLKYLSKNNIHIYGTLEHPIHANNIVESLDEIRFNFVNPYIVAIDSCLGCLNNIGKVFIQKKALLPGLAMNKSLPSVGEMSITGIVNISGTFEFLVLQNTRLYTVMTLADAISKGISYFIMKSLDTPHSTAKNLLM
- a CDS encoding chromosome partitioning protein ParB, coding for MAKKFTLGKGLGALIPEETEEFREENDNILISINKIKSDEEQPRKLFDSEKIAELAESIKTHGIIQPLILRKYMEDQYIIVAGERRWRAAKMVGLKEIPAVIMELSDRDILEISLIENIQRQDLNPIEEALAFRKLLNDFKITQEELSKRIGKSRVAIANTMRLINLDERVQQYIIESILTEGHGRVLLAISDKQKQYELAQQVIDEKLSVRELERLIKKVNEQEEDNINDNINELNPYYKEIKNQLQNYFGTKVNVSAKKNKGKIEIEYYSEEDLQRILDIINM
- a CDS encoding DUF4446 domain-containing protein, whose amino-acid sequence is MNILINTINELIPYLIVGMVIIIILLFIMVIVLFKAVGRVENRYKKLMRGTSNSNLEEMLLDRLNSIEDAKQNSEKALKECERLEIKIKDCIQKVAIMRYKAFENVGSDLSFSIAMLDDKNDGVILTGIYGRQESTTYAKPIDKGISRYDLSEEELYVLNEASNKDNK
- a CDS encoding cysteine desulfurase: MEVYLDNSSTTFPKPKQVVDSMYNYMLNIGGNAGRGNYSNSLQSNRYLYDAREIICDFFGYDSPSNVIFTSNVTISLNILIKGILKPGDHVITSSMEHNSVIRPLFSCKEQLQIKLDILKANPFGFVNINDLKSKINCKTKLVIITQASNVTGSIQDIQGIGKMCNDNNIFFIVDSSQGAGVLDLNMKDVKANAIAFTGHKSLLGPQGIGGFILDSKFNSCCSSLLQGGTGSLSSSLKQPDFLPDKFECGTHNLPGIVGLAEGIKYINSIGLNTIYEHNNYLIKYLLNGLLSIDGITVYGDLSGEMLTTCISINIDSLDSSEVGYNLECNGIKTRCGLHCAPLAHRTIGSYPNGTVRLSISYFTSKEEIDYTLLILNKIANHKKIQLR
- a CDS encoding sporulation initiation inhibitor Soj is translated as MKTICIFNQKGGVGKTTTNINLCAYLAMEGYKVLTIDIDPQGNTTSGLGLDKNNLDLSIYDVLISETPIKDSIVRSDLVQNLFISPSTMELAGAEVELINKNNRENIIKDKLNEVKDEYDYVFIDCPPSLGVLTINALTCADSVLIPIQCEFYALEGVSQLVNTIQLVKKSLNKKLEIEGVLMTMFDYRTNLSNEVLKEVQKYFKDKVYETTISRNIRLAEAPSFGLPIMLYDEKCKGAEAYVKLTKEFLKRQ